The genome window CAAGTACTTCTGCCACGACGTCCGGGTGATCCGCCTGCCGCGGCACGGCGCCTCGCTGCCGGTCGCGATGGCCGTCTCCTGCTCGGCCGACCGCCAGGCGCTGGGCAAGATCACCGCCGAGGGCGTCTTCCTGGAGCAGCTGGAGACCGACCCGGCCAAGTACCTGCCGGAGACCACGGACGAACACCTGGACGACGACGTGGTCCGGGTGGACCTCAACCGCCCGATGTCCGAGGTCCGCGCCGAGCTCTCCAAGTACCCGGTGAAGACCCGGCTCTCGCTCACCGGCACGCTGGTGGTGGCCCGCGACATCGCGCACGCCAAGATCAAGGAGCGCCTCGACGCCGGCGAGGGCATGCCGCAGTACCTCAAGGACCACCCGGTCTACTACGCCGGCCCGGCCAAGACCCCCGAGGGCTTCGCCTCCGGCTCCTTCGGCCCGACCACGGCCGGCCGGATGGACTCCTACGTGGACCAGTTCCAGGCGGCCGGCGGCTCGCTGGTGATGCTCGCCAAGGGCAACCGGTCCAAGCAGGTCACCGACGCCTGCGCGCAGCACGGCGGCTTCTACCTCGGCTCGATCGGCGGGCCGGCGGCCCGGCTGGCCCAGGACTGCATCAAGAAGGTCGAGGTGCTGGAGTACCCCGAGCTCGGCATGGAGGCGGTCTGGCGGATCGAGGTCGAGGACTTCCCGGCCTTCATCGTGGTGGACGACAAGGGCAACGACTTCTTCGCCGAGGTCACCGACGGCCCGCTGATCACCGCCATCCGGGTGCGCTCGGCGCAGTGATCCAAAACTCGGGGCAGGTCACGGCTGTGACGTGACCTGCCCCGTGCCCGTGCCGACGTTCGCCGGGTCGTAGGTGTCGGTGACCGTCACCGTGAGGGGGTAGGTGCCGGGCTGCGGGTACTCGTGGTCGCCGTCCACCGTGAACGGCCCGCCGGTCGGCCCGTTGATCCGGGCCACTGTCGGTCCGGTGCCGTCGCCCCAGTCGACGGAGGCCTCGTAGCGGCCGGCGGTCACGCTCGGGTCGTCCACGACGAAGCTGGCGACCTGGCCGTGCAGCCCCTGCCACGGATGGACCGTCAGGTAGGCACCCTCCACCCTGATCGGCGCGTCCCACTCGACGCTCGTCTGGGTCAGCTGCGTGGTGCCCGTCGGGTCGACGAAGCTGGTCCGCACGGTGTCGGTGCCCGGCTTGGTGCCGGTGTAGCCGAAGGTGGCCGACCCGTCGGTGCCCAGCGGCACGCTCGCGTCGTGCCCCGCGTTCGGTCCGCCGACGTCGAACGCGACGGAGCCGCCGCCCGAGTAGGTGTCGCCCGTGGCCGCGTTGGTGATCGTCTCCGTGACCAAGGCGCTCAGCCCGGTGCGCAGGTGCTGAGGCCCCGTCAGGTCGACCCGGAAGGGCGTGTTCCACCAGACGGTGACCGGGGCCGAGAAGTCGGTCTCGCAACTCGTCGAGTCGATGCCGGCGGTCACGGTGTCGCCGGTGAGCTCGTCGCTCTCGTACCGGAGGTCGGCGTGGCCGCCGGTGGCACTGTCCGCCGTGAGCGGGACGTCGCCGGTCGCCCCGGGGTTCCCGCCCGCGACCGCGAAGTGCACCTTCTTCGGCAGCGGCCAGCCGGCCGCCACCGTCACGGTCGCCCGGAGCGTGGTCGGGTAGCCGGCGTAGGCCGGGCGCGCGGGCGGTGCGAGGGTGACGGTGCCGATGGGCGTCCAGGTCACCGCGACGGTGTTCGAGCGGTCCACCGACCCGTTGCCCTCCGTCACGCTGGCCTGGAACTGCCGGGTGCCGGGGCGGCCGTACTGGAGGAGCACCTCCGCGTCCCCGTTGCCGTCCGTCGGGCCGCTTCCGTAGGGCCCCGTGGTGCCCCCGTCCTGCACCGTCTCGGCCACCTGCACCCCCTTCACCGGCCGGCCGCCGCTGGTCACGTGGGCCGTGAGGAACACCACGAGCCCGGCCTGCACGGTCTGGTCCGACGCCGACAGCTGGATCACGTACTGCGGCGCCGCGGCGGCGGCCGGTCCCGCGGCGGCCGGTCCCGCGGCGGCCGGGGCGGCGGGCAGCACCAGCAGTGCCGCCGCCGCCAGCGCCCCCGCCGCTCTCACGCCTGGCCCGTCTCGAAGCGGGTGACCTTCCCCTCGGCGATCTCGAACCGCCAGGCGGTCCGCATCTCGCCCCAGGTCTCGTTGCGGAAGTTCGCCACCAGGGCCCGGCCGCCGTTCGCCTCGGTCTGCACCTCCATGTGCCCGCGCGAGGAGAAGATCTCCCGGTCGACCCAGTCCGCCAGCTCCCGGTCGCTCCCGTCGTCCGACATCGTCGCCCCGGGTGCCAGCAGGTCCAGGAACGCCGCCCGGTCACCCGCGTTGATCGCCTCCACGACCTTGCGCACCACCGGGTCGCTCAGCTTCGCCACCGCGATCGTCATCCCACTGCCTCTCAGCTCGGCTCCTCTGCCGTCACCATGACACGGCGTGACCGGCTGGGCGCCGAGCATCACCGGCGTGCCCGGGTGCCGATCAACCCCTCCGGCCCAATCGGGCGGCCGGGGTCGATCGCGCTGGGGCGGATCGCAACGCGCTCATCGGGCGCGGCGATTCATTACCCGATAGCGGAATGTGAGGGTCCGGGGCGGTATGCGTCCGACTGCCATGAGCATTTCCAGAATCGCGCCCCGGAACGACAATTCGGAGCAAAGCCCCGCAAATCATAAGGCAACTGGCGCCATGTCAACTCGTACCCGGAACACCGAAGCCCCCCGGTGCGCGGTTCCGGGGGGCTGTGCGCGCATGGCCGCGTGGAACGGGTACCTGGTGGAATCAGGCCAAGTTCACGGGCTCGGCGGCAGAGATCACTGCGTGTTGATGATCAGGCCGCGCGGCCCCGTCTCGGCCGGAGCGCCCGGGGCGGCCGGGGCGCCGGTCGGCTCGGCCTCGGTCGTAGCGGGGTCCACGAGAAGGGCGGGGGCGTTGCCGCCTGACTCCGCCTGCTGGTCGGCGGCCTGCTCCGTGGCACGGACTGCGTTCACCACGGCGCCGCCCGCCTCGTCGGTCTGCTCGGGCTGAGCGGTCTGACTCTCAATGTCGGCCATCGCCGATCCACCTCTCAGGGATGACTGTTACTGGACCGCCCCGGTCGATCCAGCCGCGGCGTGGGGACAGTATCGTAGGGGTCGTTAAATGTCTTATAAACGGCCCTCGGGGTGCACAATCTGCCCCATTTGCCCTTCCTGACCTGGCATCATGGCCGGAGCATGGGGGCAGTATTCGAGGTTCGGAGAAACAGGCCTTCGGGGGACCCCTCATGGAGCTTCAGGCGACGCCGCACAGTGCTGTGCTGCGCTTCCAGGTGCTCGGCCCTGTCCAGGCGTGGCGCGACGAGCACGCCCTCTCGCTCGGTTCACCCCAGCAACAAGCGGTGTTGAGCACCCTGCTGCTGCACCGCGGACGACCCGTCACCACCCAGGAGCTCGTCGACGGCCTCTGGGGCGACCGCCCGCCGCCGCAGGCCGTGGCAGCGCTCCGTACGTACATCTCCCGGTTGCGGACGGTCATCGAACCCGACCGCGAGACCCGTGCGCCGGCCCGGCTGCTCGTCTCGGTCCGTGACGGCTACGCCCTGCACGTCGCGGAGGACTCACTCGACGCCTCGCGCTTCGACTCGCTGCTCGCCGAGGCGGCCCAGAACCGGCAGGCCGGGAACCTGGAGAAGGCGCACCAGTTGCTGAGCGCCGCCGTCGGCCTGTGGAGCGGCCACCCGCTCGCGGGGTTGCCGGGACCGTTCGCCGAGGCGCAGCGGCTGAACCTGGTCGAGCTGCAGATCGCGGCCCGCGAGGAGCGCTGCGCGGTGGCCCTGGAGATCGGGCTGCACGCGGAGAGCGTCTCCGAGCTGAACCACCTGACGACCGAGCACCCGCTGCGCGAGCGGCTGCGCGAGCTGCTGATGCTGGCGCTCTACCGCAGCGGGCGCCAAGCCGAGGCGCTCAACGTCTACGCGGCGACCCGCAAGCTGCTGATCGACGAACTGGGCGTGGAACCGGGGGCCGGTCTGGCCGCCATGCACTCCCGCATCCTCTCCGCCGACCCGACCCTCACGGAGCCCAGGGTTGCGGCCACCGAAGCAGCCCACCAGGCGGTCGCGGCGCCGCCGGCCCAGCTGCCGGCCGACGTCTCCGACTTCAGCGGCCGGTCCGAACTCGTCTCGGACCTGCGCGGGCTGCTGCGCAGCGCCTCGGGTCAGGCGGTCGTCGTCAGTTCGCTGGCCGGGATCGGCGGCGTCGGCAAGACCACGCTCGCCGTCCACGTCGCCCACAGCGTCCGCTCGGAGTTCCCCGACGGCCAGCTCTACGTGGACCTGCGCGGGGTCAGCGCGACCCCCGCCGACCCGACCGTCGTGCTGGGCGACTTCCTGTTCGCGCTCGGCACCACCGAGCCGCCGGAGTCCTTCGAGCAGCGGGCGGCGCTCTACCGCTCGACGCTGGCCGACCGGCGGATGCTGATCCTGCTCGACAACGCGCGCGACGTGCAGCAGGTCACCCCGCTGATCCCCGGCGTGGCCGGCTGCGCCGTGCTGGTCACCAGCCGCTCCCGGCTGGCCGGCATCCCCGGCGCCCACCTGTTCGACGTCGAGGAGTTGACGTCCC of Kitasatospora viridis contains these proteins:
- a CDS encoding nuclear transport factor 2 family protein; this encodes MTIAVAKLSDPVVRKVVEAINAGDRAAFLDLLAPGATMSDDGSDRELADWVDREIFSSRGHMEVQTEANGGRALVANFRNETWGEMRTAWRFEIAEGKVTRFETGQA